A window of Selenomonas ruminantium subsp. lactilytica TAM6421 contains these coding sequences:
- the atpB gene encoding F0F1 ATP synthase subunit A — translation MHEIGVREVVQFAGFTFNWETLVMTWITMAIVLLIAVLATRNLQMVPQGWQNVVEAIVVWLHEQIDATMGKNGRFLAPFVVSLFMFLLVSNWLGLIPKMASPTNDLNTTLGLALLVIVMVHGLGLYMKGGHYIAHFFQPTPVFVIINAIEEVAKPITLAFRLFGNILAGEILIIILLQLMPIWMPIPSVIWLAFSIFIGGVQAFIFTMLSMAYLANAVKSEEEG, via the coding sequence ATGCATGAAATCGGTGTTCGCGAAGTAGTGCAGTTTGCCGGCTTTACCTTCAATTGGGAAACTCTGGTCATGACCTGGATTACGATGGCGATCGTACTGCTTATCGCAGTGCTGGCAACCCGCAATCTGCAGATGGTGCCGCAAGGCTGGCAGAATGTGGTGGAAGCAATCGTGGTCTGGCTCCATGAGCAGATCGATGCGACCATGGGCAAGAACGGACGCTTTCTGGCGCCCTTTGTCGTGTCGCTCTTTATGTTCCTGCTGGTTTCCAACTGGCTGGGACTTATCCCAAAGATGGCATCGCCGACAAATGACTTGAACACCACTTTAGGCCTTGCACTCTTGGTCATCGTGATGGTACACGGACTGGGGCTTTATATGAAGGGCGGTCATTACATCGCTCATTTCTTCCAGCCCACGCCGGTCTTTGTCATCATCAACGCCATAGAGGAAGTCGCTAAGCCAATTACGCTGGCCTTCCGTCTATTCGGCAACATTCTGGCAGGTGAAATTCTTATCATCATCCTGCTGCAGCTCATGCCAATCTGGATGCCGATCCCGTCAGTGATCTGGCTGGCGTTCAGTATCTTCATCGGTGGAGTACAGGCCTTCATCTTCACCATGCTGTCCATGGCATATCTTGCCAACGCAGTGAAGAGTGAAGAAGAAGGTTAA
- a CDS encoding F0F1 ATP synthase subunit epsilon: MATIQLEIVSPDKVVYAADIGMLIVRSTGGELGILPKHAPLVTGLLPHAMRVRLNGSDRDEQLIAVSGGFMEVTPEKITVLATAAEQPIDIDINRAQRAMDRAKERIAAFHQGGDEARNIDIERAQLALRRAIARLHATGTEIENLK, encoded by the coding sequence ATGGCTACGATCCAGCTAGAGATTGTCTCCCCGGATAAAGTGGTTTATGCCGCAGATATCGGCATGCTGATCGTCCGTTCCACGGGCGGTGAGCTCGGTATCCTGCCCAAGCACGCTCCCTTGGTGACGGGCCTTCTGCCCCATGCCATGCGCGTGCGCCTCAATGGTTCCGACAGGGACGAACAGCTTATCGCTGTGTCCGGCGGCTTCATGGAAGTCACGCCGGAAAAGATCACGGTGCTGGCCACCGCCGCTGAACAGCCCATTGATATCGACATCAATCGTGCCCAGCGTGCCATGGACCGCGCCAAGGAGCGTATCGCTGCTTTCCATCAGGGAGGCGACGAGGCCAGAAATATCGATATCGAACGTGCCCAGCTGGCCCTGCGGCGTGCAATCGCCCGCCTGCATGCTACGGGAACAGAAATCGAGAATCTGAAATAA
- a CDS encoding Hsp20/alpha crystallin family protein, protein MFGLVPFGGRKDLAAGNAPRSIWDVFNEPFFHDDFFPTMSDFSAGGGIRVDVKDNGDHYELTADLPGMKKEDVNLSYQNGYLTIAAQQQSDSGDKDDKGNYIRRERRMGSVSRSFYIDNIDESRIDAEFKDGVLQVKMPKAAEVQHSTTINIR, encoded by the coding sequence ATGTTTGGTCTGGTTCCATTTGGCGGTCGTAAGGATTTGGCAGCAGGTAATGCTCCGCGCAGTATCTGGGATGTGTTCAATGAGCCGTTCTTCCATGATGATTTCTTCCCCACGATGTCGGATTTCAGTGCCGGTGGCGGTATACGGGTGGATGTCAAGGATAATGGCGATCATTATGAACTCACCGCAGATCTGCCGGGCATGAAGAAGGAGGATGTAAACCTCAGCTATCAGAACGGTTATCTGACCATCGCCGCCCAGCAACAGAGTGATTCTGGCGACAAGGATGATAAGGGCAATTACATCCGCCGCGAACGCCGCATGGGCTCCGTGAGCAGGTCCTTCTATATCGACAATATCGATGAGAGCAGGATCGATGCGGAATTCAAGGATGGTGTGCTGCAGGTGAAGATGCCGAAAGCGGCAGAGGTGCAGCATAGCACCACCATCAATATCCGGTAA
- the atpA gene encoding F0F1 ATP synthase subunit alpha produces the protein MKMNPEEITAIIKDQIKNYEVDLNVDEVGTVIEIGDGIAHIHGLEKAMAGELLDFGNDIYGLVLNLEQDNVGAVILGGETQIKEGAQVKRTGKIMQVPVGEAMIGRVVDAIGRPIDGKGEIKADTFRPVEYRAPGIADRKPVKEPLQTGLKAIDALVPIGRGQRELIIGDRGIGKTAIAVDTILNQHDQNCICVYVAIGQKASTVARVVKTLEEAGAMKYTIVVAATAADSAPLQYLAPYAGVAMAEHFMYQGKACLCVYDDLTKHAAAYRAMSLLLRRPPGREAYPGDVFYLHSRLLERAAKLNDELGGGSITALPIIETQAGDVSAYIPTNVISITDGQIMLESDAFYSGIRPAINVGLSVSRVGGSAQIKAMKQVAGTMRLDLAQYRELAAFAQFASDLDKATKAQLDRGARMVETLKQAQYSPLLVQEQVMVIFTAVRGFLADIPVERVVEFHNDFLKFMRAQHPDIGAKIAEQKKLDDAIEADLKKAIEEFKETVTYKMA, from the coding sequence ATGAAAATGAATCCGGAAGAAATAACGGCCATCATCAAAGACCAAATCAAGAACTACGAAGTAGACTTGAACGTCGATGAAGTTGGCACGGTTATCGAAATCGGTGACGGTATCGCCCATATCCATGGCCTCGAAAAAGCCATGGCCGGTGAGCTGTTGGATTTTGGTAATGATATATATGGTTTGGTCCTGAACCTTGAACAGGACAACGTAGGTGCCGTTATCCTGGGCGGCGAAACCCAGATCAAAGAAGGTGCGCAGGTAAAACGCACGGGCAAGATCATGCAGGTGCCGGTAGGCGAAGCTATGATCGGCCGCGTTGTGGATGCCATTGGCCGTCCGATCGATGGCAAGGGCGAAATCAAAGCCGACACCTTCCGTCCCGTTGAGTACCGCGCACCGGGCATTGCGGACCGCAAGCCCGTTAAGGAACCGCTGCAGACTGGTCTGAAGGCTATCGATGCCCTCGTACCGATCGGCCGTGGCCAGCGCGAACTCATCATCGGTGACCGTGGTATCGGTAAGACGGCTATCGCTGTAGATACCATCCTCAACCAGCATGACCAGAATTGTATCTGCGTCTATGTTGCCATCGGTCAGAAGGCTTCCACGGTAGCCCGCGTGGTGAAGACACTGGAAGAAGCCGGTGCCATGAAGTACACGATTGTCGTTGCCGCAACGGCAGCTGACAGCGCTCCGCTGCAGTATCTGGCTCCCTATGCCGGTGTTGCCATGGCGGAACACTTCATGTATCAGGGCAAGGCCTGCCTCTGCGTGTATGATGACCTTACCAAACACGCTGCCGCATACCGCGCCATGTCCCTGCTGCTCAGAAGACCGCCCGGACGTGAAGCATATCCCGGTGATGTATTCTATCTGCATTCCCGTCTGCTGGAACGTGCAGCAAAGCTCAATGACGAATTGGGCGGCGGCTCCATCACGGCTCTGCCGATCATCGAAACCCAGGCCGGCGACGTTTCCGCCTACATTCCGACCAACGTTATCTCCATCACCGATGGTCAGATTATGCTGGAATCCGATGCCTTCTATTCCGGTATCCGCCCGGCTATCAACGTAGGTCTGTCCGTATCCCGTGTAGGTGGTTCTGCACAGATCAAGGCTATGAAGCAGGTTGCCGGTACCATGCGTCTGGATCTGGCCCAGTATCGTGAGCTGGCAGCATTTGCCCAGTTCGCTTCCGATCTGGATAAGGCCACCAAGGCACAGCTCGACCGCGGTGCCCGCATGGTTGAAACCCTGAAACAGGCCCAGTACAGCCCGCTCCTCGTACAGGAACAGGTTATGGTGATCTTCACCGCTGTCCGCGGGTTCCTGGCAGATATTCCGGTGGAAAGAGTCGTTGAGTTCCATAATGACTTCCTGAAGTTCATGCGTGCTCAGCATCCGGATATCGGTGCTAAGATTGCCGAACAGAAGAAACTTGACGATGCCATCGAAGCAGATCTGAAGAAAGCTATCGAGGAATTCAAGGAAACTGTAACATACAAAATGGCATAA
- the atpD gene encoding F0F1 ATP synthase subunit beta: MAKGKVVQVIGPVVDIEFPAGELPEILNAITIKGKAGEVDIDLVVEVMQHLGDSVTRCIAMSSTDGLTRGMEAEDTGAPISVPVGEGTLGRIFNVLGQTVDKDPAPVKAAEYWPIHRPAPEFEDQETSDQVLETGIKVVDLIAPYARGGKIGLFGGAGVGKTVLIMELIHNIATEHGGYSVFAGVGERTREGNDLWGEMKESGVIGKTALVYGQMNEPPGARMRVGLTGLTMAEYFRDVQHQDVLLFIDNIFRFIQAGSEVSALLGRMPSAVGYQPTLTTDIGALQERITSTKEGSITSVQAVYVPADDLTDPAPAGTFTHLDATTVLSRQIAELGIYPAVDPLDSTSRILNAEVLGEEHYQVARGVQAVLQKYKELQDIIAILGMEELSDEDKLTVSRARKIQRFLSQPFFVAEVFTGSPGKYVPLKETVRGFKEILEGKYDDLPEAAFYMVGNIDEAVEKAKTLEKEG; the protein is encoded by the coding sequence TTGGCAAAAGGTAAAGTCGTACAGGTTATCGGACCTGTCGTAGATATTGAATTCCCGGCAGGCGAACTGCCGGAAATATTGAACGCAATCACCATCAAGGGCAAAGCCGGTGAAGTGGACATCGACCTGGTGGTCGAAGTCATGCAGCACCTGGGCGACAGCGTAACCCGCTGCATCGCCATGAGCTCTACGGATGGTCTCACCCGCGGGATGGAAGCCGAAGATACTGGCGCGCCCATCAGCGTTCCCGTTGGTGAAGGCACTCTGGGCCGTATCTTCAACGTATTGGGCCAGACTGTTGACAAGGATCCTGCTCCGGTCAAAGCCGCTGAGTATTGGCCCATCCATCGTCCGGCTCCTGAGTTCGAAGACCAGGAAACCAGTGACCAGGTACTGGAAACGGGCATCAAGGTCGTTGACCTGATCGCACCGTACGCCCGCGGCGGTAAGATTGGCCTGTTCGGTGGTGCCGGCGTAGGCAAGACCGTGCTCATCATGGAACTGATCCATAACATCGCTACTGAGCACGGTGGTTACTCCGTATTCGCTGGCGTAGGCGAACGTACCCGTGAAGGCAATGACCTTTGGGGCGAAATGAAGGAATCCGGGGTTATCGGCAAGACCGCTCTCGTATACGGTCAGATGAATGAACCCCCCGGAGCTCGTATGCGTGTAGGTCTGACGGGCCTCACCATGGCAGAATACTTCCGTGATGTTCAGCATCAGGATGTGCTGCTCTTCATCGATAACATCTTCCGTTTCATTCAGGCAGGTTCCGAAGTGTCCGCACTTCTCGGCCGTATGCCGTCTGCCGTAGGTTATCAGCCGACGCTGACCACCGATATCGGTGCGCTGCAGGAACGTATCACGTCCACCAAGGAAGGTTCCATCACCTCCGTACAGGCCGTATACGTGCCCGCCGATGACCTCACTGACCCGGCACCGGCTGGTACATTCACCCACCTGGATGCAACGACGGTACTTTCCCGTCAGATTGCCGAGCTGGGTATTTACCCCGCCGTTGACCCGCTGGATTCCACCAGCCGTATCCTGAATGCCGAAGTTCTCGGCGAGGAACACTATCAGGTGGCCCGCGGCGTACAGGCTGTGCTCCAGAAGTACAAGGAACTGCAGGATATCATCGCCATCCTGGGTATGGAAGAACTGTCTGACGAAGATAAGCTCACCGTATCCCGTGCGCGTAAGATTCAGCGTTTCCTGTCCCAGCCCTTCTTCGTGGCCGAAGTATTCACCGGTTCCCCGGGCAAATACGTGCCGCTGAAAGAAACGGTTCGTGGTTTCAAGGAAATTCTCGAAGGTAAATACGATGACCTGCCGGAAGCTGCCTTCTACATGGTAGGCAACATTGACGAGGCTGTGGAGAAAGCAAAGACCTTGGAAAAGGAGGGATAA
- the atpG gene encoding ATP synthase F1 subunit gamma gives MASLQDIRHRIKSVKSTKQITSAMNMVATSRLRHAKEAALANKPYAEKVVQVVQQIAATAGNDFSHPLLAKHEDGKKLILLVTSDKGLAGAYSSNACKAAEALVEDKKNTPMVIVGRKGTSHFKNRGYDVVKSVIGVSERPNFDLAKKLADDLVERFKTGEIREVQMVYTKFISAINCEPQVLKLLPFEAEASDGPVTEYIYEPDAATVLGSLLPQYLYTTIYAALLQSAASELSSRMNAMSNATDNAEELISKLDLYYNKVRQAGITNEITEIVGGAEALK, from the coding sequence TTGGCTAGTTTACAGGACATCCGCCATCGCATTAAGAGCGTAAAGAGTACCAAGCAGATAACCAGTGCCATGAACATGGTTGCAACTTCCAGATTGCGCCATGCGAAAGAGGCCGCCCTGGCCAACAAACCTTATGCAGAGAAAGTCGTGCAGGTGGTGCAGCAGATTGCTGCCACTGCGGGAAATGATTTTTCCCACCCACTTCTGGCTAAGCATGAGGATGGCAAGAAGCTCATTTTGCTTGTCACCAGTGACAAGGGCCTCGCCGGTGCATATTCATCCAACGCCTGCAAGGCAGCGGAAGCACTGGTAGAGGATAAGAAGAATACCCCCATGGTCATCGTTGGCCGCAAGGGTACCAGCCACTTCAAGAATCGCGGCTATGACGTAGTGAAAAGCGTCATCGGCGTCAGCGAGCGCCCCAACTTCGATCTGGCCAAAAAACTGGCCGATGATCTGGTGGAACGCTTCAAGACGGGGGAAATCCGCGAAGTGCAGATGGTTTATACGAAATTCATCTCGGCTATCAACTGTGAACCGCAGGTGTTGAAGCTCCTGCCTTTCGAGGCAGAGGCATCCGATGGCCCGGTTACCGAGTACATCTATGAACCGGATGCAGCAACGGTGTTGGGGAGCCTGCTGCCGCAGTATCTCTACACCACCATCTATGCAGCGCTCCTGCAGTCTGCGGCAAGCGAACTCAGCTCCCGCATGAACGCCATGAGCAATGCAACGGACAACGCAGAAGAGCTTATCAGCAAACTGGACCTCTACTACAACAAGGTACGTCAGGCAGGTATCACCAACGAGATCACCGAGATCGTTGGCGGTGCCGAAGCTCTGAAATAA
- the atpF gene encoding F0F1 ATP synthase subunit B codes for MIELNGTFFAQIINFLILVVLLRAFAYKPVVNMLKARQDKIQESLDKADADAAEADKLLAEYKAKLAAATKKAEEIQKNAEKRAAEFREAEEQKVKADIEQMKKSAQADIERDRAKAVEKLRVEMVSLSMAAAGKIIAKNMDSAENEALISEFVDKLDKDKIGDLPC; via the coding sequence TTGATCGAATTAAATGGGACGTTTTTTGCACAGATCATCAACTTCCTGATTTTGGTAGTTCTGCTCCGTGCATTTGCGTATAAGCCCGTGGTGAATATGCTCAAAGCCCGTCAGGATAAGATTCAGGAAAGCCTTGACAAAGCCGATGCCGATGCGGCAGAGGCAGACAAGCTGCTGGCCGAATACAAGGCAAAACTTGCTGCCGCTACCAAGAAAGCTGAAGAGATTCAGAAGAATGCGGAAAAGCGTGCTGCTGAGTTCCGTGAGGCAGAGGAGCAGAAGGTTAAGGCCGATATCGAGCAGATGAAGAAGTCCGCTCAGGCAGATATTGAGCGCGACAGAGCCAAGGCTGTTGAGAAACTGCGCGTCGAAATGGTGTCGCTTTCCATGGCAGCTGCCGGCAAGATCATCGCCAAGAATATGGATTCGGCTGAAAATGAAGCGCTTATCTCGGAATTTGTGGATAAGCTGGACAAGGATAAGATTGGTGATCTGCCATGCTAA
- the atpE gene encoding F0F1 ATP synthase subunit C: MENAIMVAAALVGAGITMGLAAIGAGIGDGLVTSRFIEGITRQPEAKSTLFTNTLISVGLIESMAIIATVVALIMLYANPLIK; encoded by the coding sequence ATGGAAAACGCAATTATGGTAGCCGCTGCTCTCGTTGGCGCAGGTATTACGATGGGTCTGGCCGCAATCGGCGCTGGTATCGGTGATGGTCTCGTAACGAGCCGTTTCATCGAAGGTATCACCCGCCAGCCGGAAGCAAAGAGCACGCTCTTCACCAACACCCTGATCTCCGTTGGTCTGATCGAGTCCATGGCTATCATTGCAACGGTTGTCGCCCTCATCATGCTCTATGCAAACCCGCTCATCAAATAA
- a CDS encoding FIST C-terminal domain-containing protein, with translation MIQYNYVLNWSAGDQGFWNKLEKVLQTLCMRPASKQANAIFMSLSFCHMPLDEVAKVREKIRSFLPRAVVAGVTETLFNGRQDSYLCLNCSFFQNAKIRLMEYAGVPEDYGKLGIELGQKVAAIPDARAALVLGSMDANFGKFLERFVCGNENVVIFGTMTGTVKYIGEEDSIISDALLQDKPHKYFLLGSEILEQGIVVVVFTGESLSVRADYVLGWKPLGKEMVITETYGPNVISTLDNMPAVDIYRHYLKVRPDENFVYNIAEFPLTIERDDCLIARVPPGYDEEGRIFFNGDVKVGERVRLTYAVQEDFLHETELASEKMSQFAPEGMYISACGTRKLFLQARENEEISYYQRIANQLHACSGTGEIYCYQGHGGLLNCALIAVGFREGRNKSALNIFDEPEVPQEKTKMLLSTRMAAFLDAITRELAESNRELRELARENEEKSIAKYKFLAGVSRDIAQPLKTVIELERKIRRESMEPQIKEYAKECYSAGEKVYNIIYRIFDYLQMEAGDFAINEGEYKVKELIRHIRNEIGEEAETKGIDFVVELPDDMPSVLYGDELRLRQILLNILANAVKFTVAGTVQLIFNVAKTGPADVKIHVVVKDTGVGITEADMAIVRQMLSLGEDKPLNMLNEAGLGLNVTQRLLKLFGSELQMKSELGKGTECSFTISQRVLNWVPVKGRKAVPVEESEKSMPISDEEILETIEALREIAAAKDKDSLDYMLETLAGYTLSDQQASVLLELQTAAKEEDWERIQKLVE, from the coding sequence ATGATACAGTATAATTATGTGCTGAATTGGTCAGCCGGAGATCAAGGCTTCTGGAATAAGCTGGAGAAGGTGCTGCAGACGCTCTGCATGCGGCCGGCCAGCAAGCAGGCCAATGCCATTTTTATGTCCTTGTCGTTTTGCCATATGCCGCTGGATGAAGTGGCGAAGGTGCGGGAGAAAATCCGTAGTTTCCTGCCTCGGGCGGTGGTGGCAGGGGTGACGGAAACCCTTTTCAATGGCCGGCAGGACAGTTATCTGTGTCTTAATTGCAGTTTCTTCCAAAATGCCAAGATCAGGCTGATGGAATATGCAGGCGTGCCGGAGGATTATGGGAAACTGGGCATTGAACTGGGGCAGAAGGTGGCGGCCATACCGGATGCCAGGGCGGCGCTGGTGCTGGGCTCCATGGATGCGAATTTTGGCAAATTCCTGGAACGCTTTGTCTGTGGCAATGAAAATGTGGTTATTTTCGGCACCATGACGGGCACGGTGAAGTATATAGGAGAGGAAGATTCCATTATCAGTGATGCCCTGCTGCAGGATAAGCCCCATAAGTATTTCCTGCTGGGCAGTGAGATCCTTGAACAGGGCATCGTAGTCGTGGTGTTTACCGGAGAAAGCCTCAGCGTGCGGGCGGATTATGTGCTGGGCTGGAAGCCGCTGGGCAAGGAAATGGTCATTACGGAGACCTATGGCCCCAATGTGATCAGCACTCTGGACAATATGCCGGCGGTGGATATCTACCGGCATTATCTGAAGGTGCGGCCGGATGAGAATTTCGTCTACAATATTGCAGAATTTCCCCTGACCATTGAACGGGATGACTGCCTGATCGCCCGGGTGCCGCCTGGCTATGATGAGGAAGGCAGGATATTCTTCAACGGTGATGTGAAGGTGGGAGAAAGAGTGCGGCTTACCTATGCCGTGCAGGAGGATTTTCTCCATGAAACGGAACTGGCCAGCGAAAAGATGAGTCAGTTTGCCCCGGAAGGTATGTATATCAGCGCCTGCGGCACCCGTAAGCTGTTCTTGCAGGCTAGGGAAAATGAGGAAATCAGCTATTATCAGCGCATTGCCAATCAGCTTCATGCCTGCAGCGGTACCGGGGAGATTTACTGCTATCAGGGGCATGGGGGGCTTTTGAACTGCGCCCTCATTGCCGTGGGCTTCCGGGAAGGCCGCAATAAGTCAGCACTGAATATCTTTGATGAGCCGGAGGTGCCGCAGGAAAAAACGAAAATGCTGCTGTCCACCCGCATGGCGGCCTTTTTGGATGCCATCACCAGGGAATTGGCGGAAAGCAATCGGGAACTTCGTGAGCTGGCTCGGGAAAATGAGGAAAAGAGCATCGCCAAGTACAAATTCCTGGCCGGTGTCAGCCGTGATATTGCCCAGCCATTGAAGACGGTCATCGAATTGGAACGTAAGATCCGCCGGGAAAGCATGGAGCCTCAGATCAAAGAATATGCCAAAGAATGTTATAGTGCCGGGGAAAAGGTCTACAATATCATCTATCGTATCTTTGATTATCTGCAGATGGAGGCCGGTGATTTTGCCATCAATGAAGGGGAGTATAAGGTTAAGGAACTTATCCGCCATATTCGGAATGAAATTGGCGAGGAAGCAGAGACCAAGGGGATCGACTTTGTCGTAGAACTGCCCGATGATATGCCCAGCGTCCTCTATGGCGATGAATTGCGTCTGCGGCAGATCCTTCTGAATATCCTGGCCAATGCGGTCAAATTCACAGTGGCTGGCACTGTCCAGCTCATATTCAACGTAGCCAAAACCGGCCCTGCTGATGTGAAGATTCATGTAGTGGTCAAGGATACCGGTGTGGGCATTACCGAGGCGGACATGGCGATTGTCCGGCAGATGTTATCCCTGGGGGAGGATAAGCCGCTGAATATGCTCAATGAAGCCGGGCTGGGGCTGAATGTTACCCAAAGACTGCTGAAGCTCTTTGGCAGTGAGCTGCAGATGAAATCTGAACTGGGTAAGGGTACAGAGTGTTCCTTCACCATCAGCCAGCGGGTGCTGAACTGGGTGCCGGTGAAGGGCCGGAAGGCTGTACCAGTGGAGGAAAGCGAGAAAAGTATGCCCATCAGTGATGAGGAAATATTGGAAACCATCGAAGCCCTGCGGGAAATTGCGGCAGCAAAAGACAAAGACAGCCTGGATTATATGCTGGAGACACTGGCCGGCTATACCCTGTCAGACCAACAGGCATCTGTGCTGCTGGAACTGCAGACGGCGGCGAAAGAGGAGGATTGGGAACGGATTCAGAAGCTGGTGGAATAA
- the atpH gene encoding ATP synthase F1 subunit delta, whose translation MLNLQLAHKYSRAIFELAEEEGKLEKYGEELLEVKKDLEAIPEAKAFFANPQVERKAKKELVTKMYEGELSSSIYHFLLLLVDKRRFALLGVIAEQYREMANAARGIVIADVTTAQPATKAQQEKIAQKLQQVTGKKVELRLHENPALLGGVVVKIGDRRIDGSVAGRLQALQKELLTSK comes from the coding sequence ATGCTAAACTTACAGCTTGCACATAAATATTCCCGCGCGATTTTTGAACTGGCTGAGGAAGAAGGCAAACTGGAAAAATATGGCGAGGAACTGCTCGAAGTCAAGAAAGACCTCGAAGCTATTCCGGAAGCCAAGGCCTTCTTTGCCAATCCGCAGGTGGAGCGCAAGGCGAAAAAAGAACTGGTGACCAAGATGTATGAAGGGGAGCTTTCCTCGAGCATCTATCACTTCTTGCTGCTCCTGGTGGACAAGCGCCGCTTTGCCCTTCTCGGGGTTATCGCCGAGCAGTATCGGGAAATGGCCAACGCCGCACGCGGTATTGTCATTGCCGATGTGACCACGGCTCAGCCCGCGACCAAGGCACAGCAGGAAAAAATCGCTCAGAAACTGCAGCAGGTTACCGGGAAAAAGGTGGAATTGCGCCTCCACGAGAATCCGGCCCTTTTGGGCGGCGTGGTGGTCAAGATTGGCGACCGCCGTATCGACGGCAGTGTAGCCGGACGCCTCCAGGCGCTGCAAAAAGAATTACTGACGAGCAAGTGA
- a CDS encoding DUF3592 domain-containing protein, which yields MSEWLLAPAFIMLVGVIFILVAVGIKWKIKKKLAVCTAETKGTVVRWSHERVAHDYGSATDYFWFPVYAYDVQGKHYEEKSSVGLSEQGELYAETVLYYEPGNPSNFYANIGNYDRLIMIFRLVGWSLTLMTLLTLGILYHVQS from the coding sequence ATGTCTGAGTGGTTATTAGCGCCAGCGTTTATTATGCTCGTAGGCGTTATATTCATATTGGTAGCCGTCGGTATAAAATGGAAGATAAAAAAGAAATTAGCGGTTTGTACGGCAGAGACAAAGGGGACGGTGGTTCGCTGGTCGCATGAAAGAGTCGCGCATGATTATGGTAGTGCAACGGATTACTTTTGGTTTCCGGTATATGCTTATGACGTACAGGGAAAGCACTATGAGGAGAAATCATCTGTCGGTTTATCGGAACAAGGCGAATTATATGCTGAGACCGTCTTGTACTATGAACCGGGTAATCCAAGCAATTTTTATGCCAACATTGGGAACTATGATCGCTTGATTATGATTTTTCGGTTGGTGGGGTGGAGTCTTACCTTGATGACGTTATTAACTCTGGGCATCCTTTATCATGTGCAAAGTTGA